From bacterium BMS3Abin02, a single genomic window includes:
- the argR gene encoding arginine repressor: MKTAARRRAIRRIITSLGVPTQRELADLLTDEGFAVTQATVSRDLKELGAIKVRGQGDEFVYALQVVRRDDGGLERVLAEFANEIKASGNLVVVKTPPGAAQVVAGSVDRSGLDGVLGTVAGDDTVLIVVDGQRGGSRLAETLEQIGVG, encoded by the coding sequence ATGAAGACCGCTGCACGGCGGCGAGCGATTCGCCGCATCATCACGAGTCTGGGCGTGCCGACCCAGCGTGAGCTGGCGGACCTGCTGACCGATGAGGGATTCGCAGTGACCCAGGCGACCGTTTCCCGGGACCTGAAAGAACTCGGAGCAATCAAGGTCCGCGGGCAAGGGGATGAGTTCGTCTATGCCTTGCAGGTGGTGAGGAGGGACGACGGTGGCCTGGAGCGGGTTCTGGCCGAATTCGCCAACGAAATAAAGGCGAGCGGCAATCTCGTTGTGGTGAAGACGCCTCCGGGCGCAGCCCAGGTGGTGGCGGGGTCGGTCGACCGTTCAGGTCTCGACGGTGTCCTCGGCACGGTTGCCGGAGATGACACCGTGCTGATCGTTGTGGATGGGCAACGCGGCGGAAGTCGGCTGGCCGAGACACTCGAGCAGATCGGAGTTGGATGA
- the ptpA_3 gene encoding prolyl tripeptidyl peptidase precursor, producing the protein MTSEPTIAPYGTWQSPISAASVAAGSVHLGGPHIVGDRVLWLESRPSDGGRTVLVERQANEVVRDLTPDGFNVRSRVHEYGGGAYVVSGDVLFFSNWSDQRLYRQDAGNPPVPITPEPPTPAAWRYADGRPTPDGRWIVCIRERHESGEVVNELVRIPTDGASDPQVLVGGHDFFSSPRIGRDGTRIAWLSWDHPNMPWDGTELWTAELLQDATLGIRRRVGGGPSESIVQPEWGPDGSLYWLSDRTGFWNLYRDGQPLAPVDADCAGPAWTFGQTYFGFLDAGRIAMTVTESGLDHLALLERDGSHVRLDLPAGTHRGRLVTDGKDTIVVISGSSSSLDTVRKIDTTTGETELLASAGSLDPAYISVAQPIRFLTDDGPAHAFFYPPVNADFEGPDTELPPLVVFSHGGPTGATRPDLDPTIQFFTSRGIAVVDVNYGGSTGYGRAYRQRLRGTWGIVDTRDCAAAARHLVSKGLVDGDRMAIRGASAGGFTALSALTFHDVFHVGASYYGVGDLEALARDTHKFEARYLDGLIGPYPQYAGIYRQRSPIYSTERLSCPIILFQGLEDQVVPPAQAEAMVAALKERGIPYAYVSFRGEQHGFRQAKHIAQALANELSFYGQALGFTPRDIPLLLRQNATTHLPQKRNGGWRGPRRWPRS; encoded by the coding sequence ATGACCTCTGAACCGACCATCGCCCCGTACGGAACCTGGCAGTCACCCATCTCTGCAGCATCGGTTGCTGCCGGATCCGTCCATCTCGGCGGGCCACACATCGTTGGTGATCGAGTGCTCTGGCTGGAATCCCGGCCCTCTGACGGGGGCCGAACCGTTCTGGTCGAACGACAGGCAAACGAGGTGGTTCGAGACCTGACACCCGACGGTTTCAACGTCCGCAGCCGGGTCCATGAGTACGGGGGTGGCGCATACGTCGTCTCGGGGGATGTGTTGTTCTTCTCGAATTGGAGCGATCAGCGCTTGTACCGCCAAGACGCGGGGAACCCCCCGGTACCCATCACTCCGGAACCTCCCACACCCGCCGCATGGCGCTACGCGGACGGCAGGCCGACACCCGATGGTCGATGGATCGTGTGCATACGCGAGCGTCACGAGTCCGGGGAAGTCGTCAACGAGTTGGTCCGGATTCCCACGGATGGTGCTTCCGATCCTCAGGTCCTCGTCGGCGGCCATGACTTCTTCTCGTCACCGCGCATCGGCAGGGACGGAACCCGGATCGCTTGGCTGAGTTGGGATCATCCGAACATGCCCTGGGACGGAACCGAGCTCTGGACGGCCGAACTGCTTCAGGACGCCACGCTCGGAATTCGGAGAAGAGTCGGCGGTGGGCCCAGCGAGTCGATCGTCCAGCCCGAGTGGGGTCCGGATGGATCGCTCTATTGGCTTTCGGATCGGACGGGTTTCTGGAACCTGTACCGCGACGGGCAACCTCTCGCGCCGGTCGACGCAGACTGCGCCGGCCCGGCATGGACGTTCGGACAGACCTACTTCGGGTTTCTCGATGCTGGACGTATCGCCATGACGGTCACGGAGTCCGGCCTCGATCACCTTGCCCTTCTCGAACGCGATGGGAGCCATGTTCGACTGGACCTGCCTGCCGGTACTCATCGGGGCCGTCTCGTCACAGATGGGAAGGACACCATTGTGGTGATTTCCGGGTCGTCTTCATCTCTCGACACGGTTCGCAAGATCGATACCACCACGGGTGAGACCGAACTCCTCGCGTCTGCGGGTTCTCTCGACCCGGCGTACATCTCGGTAGCGCAACCGATCAGGTTCCTGACCGATGACGGTCCCGCGCATGCTTTCTTCTACCCGCCGGTCAACGCCGACTTCGAAGGACCGGACACAGAACTGCCTCCTTTGGTGGTCTTCAGCCACGGAGGTCCAACCGGAGCGACACGACCCGACCTCGATCCGACGATCCAATTCTTCACCAGCCGCGGCATAGCTGTCGTCGACGTCAACTATGGCGGCAGCACCGGATACGGTCGAGCGTATCGGCAGCGCCTGCGTGGAACGTGGGGAATCGTCGACACGCGTGACTGCGCCGCGGCGGCCCGCCACCTCGTGTCGAAAGGTCTCGTGGACGGAGACCGCATGGCCATCAGGGGTGCAAGCGCCGGGGGTTTCACGGCGCTGTCTGCACTGACCTTTCATGACGTGTTCCACGTCGGTGCCAGCTATTACGGCGTCGGAGATCTCGAGGCGCTCGCTCGCGACACCCACAAGTTCGAGGCGAGGTACCTGGACGGCCTCATCGGGCCATATCCACAGTATGCAGGGATCTACCGCCAACGTTCTCCCATCTACTCCACCGAGCGCCTCTCCTGTCCCATCATTCTCTTCCAGGGACTCGAAGACCAAGTTGTGCCCCCGGCACAGGCGGAGGCCATGGTCGCAGCCCTGAAAGAGCGAGGGATACCTTACGCGTACGTGTCCTTCAGGGGTGAACAGCATGGGTTCCGTCAGGCAAAGCACATAGCCCAAGCTCTGGCCAATGAGCTCTCGTTCTACGGGCAGGCCCTCGGATTCACCCCGAGGGATATCCCTTTGCTGCTTAGGCAGAACGCGACGACGCATCTACCGCAGAAGCGAAACGGTGGATGGCGAGGTCCACGTCGTTGGCCTCGATCGTAA
- the argD_2 gene encoding acetylornithine aminotransferase, producing MSETVLQRESAVVMQTYRRHSVVFTRGEGVWLFDDEGRRYLDCLAGLAVTVVGHANPRIRAAVDRQMGTLVHVSNLYYTEPQVLLAERLTELSGLDQVFFSNDGATANECAIKLARRWSQKRKGPEAFEIVTLDGSFHGRTLATLAATGQPSKQATFQPLPAGFRQVPPGDIDALAATMGPNIAAVMIETIQGEGGVIPLDERYLRSVRHLCDESGVLMIVDDVQAGIGRTGTWFSWQSLGFEPDMATSAKALANGLPIGVCLARSDVAAAFDYGDHATTFGGGPVVCVAGLAVLDEIDSRDLQDNCRARSAQLRAGLSETQGVRVVRGRGLLLAAVLDQANAVTVAEAALREGLVVNAVKPDAVRFTPPLTIEANDVDLAIHRFASAVDASSRSA from the coding sequence ATGTCTGAGACCGTACTGCAGCGAGAGTCTGCCGTCGTCATGCAGACCTACCGACGCCATTCCGTCGTCTTCACACGTGGTGAGGGGGTGTGGCTGTTCGATGATGAGGGTCGTCGCTATCTCGACTGTCTCGCCGGTCTTGCCGTGACGGTCGTGGGACATGCAAATCCACGAATACGGGCGGCGGTCGACCGGCAGATGGGAACGCTGGTCCATGTGTCGAACCTCTACTACACCGAACCCCAGGTGCTTCTCGCAGAACGTTTGACCGAACTCTCCGGCCTCGACCAGGTGTTTTTCTCCAACGACGGAGCAACCGCCAACGAGTGCGCCATCAAGCTCGCACGAAGGTGGTCGCAGAAGCGCAAGGGCCCGGAAGCGTTCGAGATCGTGACGCTCGACGGTTCCTTTCACGGCCGTACGCTCGCAACGCTCGCAGCGACGGGCCAGCCGTCCAAACAGGCAACGTTCCAGCCTCTGCCGGCCGGTTTTCGACAGGTTCCTCCAGGGGATATCGATGCGCTCGCCGCCACCATGGGGCCGAACATCGCGGCGGTGATGATCGAGACGATCCAAGGGGAGGGAGGAGTCATTCCACTCGATGAGCGCTATCTCCGGTCGGTTCGACATCTGTGCGACGAGTCGGGCGTACTCATGATCGTCGACGATGTACAGGCGGGCATCGGACGCACCGGTACCTGGTTCTCCTGGCAGTCCCTTGGGTTCGAGCCCGACATGGCGACGTCTGCAAAGGCGCTCGCGAACGGACTCCCGATCGGGGTGTGCCTCGCACGCAGCGACGTTGCCGCCGCGTTCGACTACGGCGATCACGCCACGACATTCGGGGGTGGCCCGGTCGTGTGTGTGGCCGGGCTCGCTGTGCTCGACGAGATCGATTCTCGGGATCTGCAAGACAACTGCCGTGCCCGTTCGGCGCAACTACGAGCCGGGCTCTCGGAGACCCAAGGGGTACGCGTCGTGCGTGGCCGGGGGTTGCTGCTCGCAGCAGTCCTCGATCAAGCGAACGCGGTGACCGTGGCGGAGGCGGCCTTGAGGGAGGGACTGGTCGTCAACGCGGTGAAACCCGACGCCGTTCGATTCACGCCACCCCTTACGATCGAGGCCAACGACGTGGACCTCGCCATCCACCGTTTCGCTTCTGCGGTAGATGCGTCGTCGCGTTCTGCCTAA
- the argB gene encoding acetylglutamate kinase: MATGHIAPNAERPLIAVTMAKARILMEAMPYLQEYRGKTVVIKYGGSAMDDEILRQSFAGDVTLLSTVGIRPVIVHGGGPQITKALRRTGVETAWIDGLRVTDEETLEVVQSILAGIVNPDIVRLLTGHEAKAVGVTGIDGRMLSVRAKNERLGLVGEIEHVNPGVLEDMLDAGFIPVVAPLGRSEKDGRVYNVNADTAAGAIAAALGAEKLVYLTDVEGVYRNYENQEGLLQRLTLAELKEVIDSGTVGGGMLPKLASCVGAMEAGVHRAHILDGRIQHALLLEIFTPEGIGTMIHRFGDV; the protein is encoded by the coding sequence ATGGCGACAGGTCACATCGCCCCGAATGCAGAGAGGCCACTCATCGCCGTGACGATGGCAAAAGCCAGGATCCTGATGGAGGCGATGCCGTACCTCCAGGAGTACCGGGGCAAGACGGTCGTCATCAAGTACGGCGGCTCCGCGATGGATGATGAGATCCTCCGGCAGAGTTTCGCGGGTGATGTCACGCTCCTTTCAACGGTGGGGATCCGGCCGGTCATCGTTCATGGAGGCGGGCCACAGATCACCAAGGCGCTTCGCCGGACCGGTGTCGAAACCGCCTGGATCGACGGGCTTCGTGTAACCGACGAGGAGACGCTGGAGGTAGTCCAATCGATCCTCGCCGGTATCGTGAATCCAGACATCGTTCGATTGTTGACAGGGCACGAGGCAAAGGCGGTCGGAGTCACGGGGATAGACGGAAGGATGCTGTCCGTACGCGCGAAGAATGAGCGTCTGGGGCTCGTCGGTGAGATCGAGCACGTGAATCCCGGCGTCCTCGAGGACATGCTCGATGCCGGCTTCATTCCGGTTGTGGCGCCGCTCGGGCGGAGTGAGAAGGATGGAAGGGTGTACAACGTGAATGCGGACACGGCGGCAGGAGCAATCGCCGCGGCACTCGGGGCGGAGAAGCTCGTCTATCTCACTGATGTCGAAGGCGTGTATCGGAACTACGAGAATCAGGAGGGGCTCCTGCAGCGACTGACGCTCGCGGAGCTGAAGGAGGTGATCGACTCCGGGACCGTAGGCGGCGGGATGCTCCCGAAGCTCGCTTCTTGTGTCGGCGCGATGGAGGCCGGTGTCCACAGGGCACACATCCTCGATGGACGGATCCAGCATGCGCTCCTCCTCGAGATCTTCACCCCGGAAGGCATCGGAACGATGATCCACCGATTCGGCGATGTCTGA
- the argJ gene encoding arginine biosynthesis bifunctional protein ArgJ, giving the protein MNGVTASLGFSAGGIAAGIKGDGGRDLAIVTAEATVPAAAVFTRSRTAAPPVVLARRRIANGRLRAILLNSGCANAATGAAGMEAALATTRSAAEALECRPEDVMPCSTGPIGSRLPVERVRDGIGRLIAASGNGDRHADFAAEAIMTTDTVPKQVVCQGEGYVVGGMAKGAGMLRPDMATMLAVLTTDAEVDPGTLERALHDAVDVSFNSINIDGCTSTNDTVVAVASGASGRRPIAESFTDMLASACKDLALKIARDAEGASKVVTIRVLGAVDDGEARSAGMTIADSALVRASFYGGDPNWGRIVAALGVADVALDAEHIEIRFGEYLVATAGTGIPFDEEVVARRLVAGDFTVSVRIGEGPGRAEILTTDLTPEYVQFNGGRS; this is encoded by the coding sequence ATGAACGGCGTCACGGCATCGCTCGGGTTCAGTGCCGGAGGGATCGCCGCCGGCATCAAGGGAGACGGTGGTCGCGACCTGGCCATCGTGACGGCGGAAGCAACGGTGCCCGCCGCAGCGGTCTTCACGAGGTCGCGAACGGCAGCGCCTCCGGTCGTCCTCGCGAGGCGCCGCATCGCAAATGGCCGACTCCGTGCCATTCTGCTGAACTCGGGATGTGCCAATGCGGCCACCGGCGCAGCGGGGATGGAGGCTGCGCTCGCCACCACTCGCTCTGCCGCCGAGGCTCTCGAATGCAGACCGGAAGACGTGATGCCGTGCTCGACGGGTCCAATCGGATCGCGGCTGCCCGTCGAACGCGTCCGTGACGGCATCGGGCGTCTCATCGCCGCGAGTGGCAACGGCGATCGGCACGCCGACTTTGCAGCGGAAGCGATCATGACCACGGACACCGTCCCCAAGCAGGTGGTGTGTCAGGGTGAGGGATACGTCGTAGGGGGAATGGCGAAAGGTGCCGGCATGCTTCGTCCCGACATGGCGACGATGCTCGCCGTGTTGACGACCGATGCAGAGGTCGATCCCGGAACGCTCGAGAGGGCACTGCACGACGCTGTCGACGTGTCGTTCAATTCCATCAATATCGACGGCTGCACGTCGACCAACGACACGGTGGTCGCTGTCGCCTCAGGGGCGAGCGGACGGCGGCCGATCGCCGAATCATTCACAGACATGTTGGCGAGCGCATGCAAAGACCTGGCATTGAAGATCGCTCGGGACGCGGAAGGAGCGTCGAAGGTCGTCACGATCAGAGTCTTGGGAGCAGTCGATGACGGCGAGGCCCGCAGTGCCGGGATGACGATCGCGGATAGCGCTCTCGTGAGGGCGTCGTTCTACGGCGGCGACCCGAACTGGGGCCGCATCGTTGCCGCTCTCGGAGTGGCGGATGTGGCACTCGACGCCGAGCACATCGAAATCCGGTTTGGTGAGTATCTGGTCGCAACCGCGGGTACGGGCATACCTTTCGACGAGGAAGTGGTGGCGCGAAGGCTGGTCGCCGGCGACTTCACCGTTTCCGTGCGGATCGGAGAAGGTCCAGGCAGGGCCGAGATACTGACCACGGATCTGACGCCGGAGTATGTGCAGTTCAACGGGGGGCGGTCCTGA
- the argC gene encoding N-acetyl-gamma-glutamyl-phosphate reductase, with the protein MSGPSISVAILGASGYGGGELVRLLDVHPEFEVTYLGAHTRAGSRLGDVHPHLIDPDRMLGPIDAGVVPEADLAFLALPHGSSVRPGLELAKRGMRVVDLGSDFRMDTGERYAAAYGSRHPAPESLPAWTYGLPELFDVRGSDLVASPGCYPTATLIGLAPLVRGGLVASTGIVVNALSGVSGAGRSLRSDLLFGAVDEGVRAYDVARHRHRPEIEMGLELGTQARAQVTFTPHLVPMQRGILATCTVPLAGAQSREDLLEGLEETYRDAVFVDVVDEAPQTRWVVGSNRAMVTAYVDEHTGQAVVLSAIDNLLKGAAGQAVQAANLMFGLPEAAGLPRAGWMP; encoded by the coding sequence ATGTCGGGTCCGTCCATCTCCGTGGCGATTCTTGGGGCCTCCGGATACGGAGGTGGTGAGCTCGTGCGCCTCCTCGATGTCCACCCGGAGTTCGAAGTCACCTATCTGGGCGCGCATACGCGGGCAGGGAGCAGACTTGGGGACGTGCATCCACATCTCATCGACCCGGACCGCATGTTGGGCCCGATCGACGCTGGGGTCGTCCCCGAGGCGGATCTGGCATTCCTGGCCCTGCCGCACGGCTCCTCCGTCCGCCCCGGCCTGGAGCTTGCGAAAAGGGGAATGCGGGTCGTCGATCTCGGGAGTGACTTCCGTATGGACACCGGTGAACGCTACGCGGCAGCGTACGGATCCCGGCATCCTGCTCCCGAGTCTCTCCCTGCCTGGACGTACGGCCTGCCGGAACTCTTCGACGTCAGAGGATCGGATCTCGTGGCGTCGCCCGGGTGTTATCCGACAGCCACACTCATCGGACTCGCACCGCTGGTCCGCGGCGGTCTCGTCGCATCGACGGGGATCGTGGTGAATGCGCTCTCCGGCGTGTCCGGTGCGGGGCGATCGCTTCGATCGGACCTGCTGTTCGGGGCGGTCGATGAAGGAGTTCGAGCCTACGACGTAGCTCGGCACCGGCACAGACCCGAGATAGAGATGGGCCTGGAATTGGGGACGCAAGCGCGGGCGCAGGTCACGTTCACGCCCCATCTGGTCCCGATGCAGCGGGGCATTCTCGCGACTTGCACGGTTCCCCTCGCGGGGGCGCAGTCTCGGGAGGACCTTCTCGAGGGACTCGAGGAGACCTATCGGGATGCGGTGTTCGTCGATGTCGTGGACGAAGCTCCCCAGACGCGTTGGGTCGTTGGATCGAACAGGGCGATGGTCACGGCCTACGTCGATGAGCATACGGGTCAGGCGGTGGTGTTGTCGGCGATCGACAACCTTCTCAAGGGTGCAGCTGGACAGGCAGTGCAGGCAGCGAACCTGATGTTCGGTCTTCCCGAGGCCGCGGGGCTGCCACGAGCAGGATGGATGCCATGA
- the cca gene encoding CCA-adding enzyme — MIPERLSGFLDADRTPHQISQRFIEAGFCLYLVGGSVRDLLLGRDHSDLDFATDARPDEILEVVAGWADSTFTVGEAFGTVGVVKRGVTHEITTFRREVYRDQSRKPRVEFSDDLETDLSRRDFTVNAIALKLLPHPEIIDPYGGLADLHQGILRTPLGPEISFSDDPLRMLRLFRFMATLGFEASETALRAVTRMHGRMEIVSAERIRDELSRLLVALKPGAALGAMVASGLAGEFLPEVAALAAARDPLQRHKDVLAHTLAVVDKCRPKLELRLAALLHDVGKPETREFGDGGVTFHHHEVVGARMARDRLQELRFKKSEIENVSRLIFLHLRPHTFKMGWTDAAVRRYVRDAGPLLEDLNELVRCDITTRNAARARAIQNRIDELEERIAELRKQEELDALRPPIDGNDVMRFLGIPPGPTVGAVLRMLTEYRIEHGPYSKEEAYRLVQEWSVGSRPTQD; from the coding sequence ATGATTCCGGAACGTCTCAGCGGGTTTCTCGATGCAGATCGAACTCCTCACCAGATCTCGCAGCGCTTCATCGAGGCGGGATTCTGTCTCTATCTGGTCGGGGGATCGGTGCGAGACCTGCTGCTCGGACGCGATCACAGTGATCTCGATTTCGCCACAGATGCTCGACCGGACGAGATCCTCGAAGTGGTGGCAGGTTGGGCGGACTCGACGTTCACCGTCGGGGAGGCGTTCGGGACCGTCGGTGTGGTCAAGCGAGGCGTGACCCATGAGATCACCACGTTTCGCCGGGAGGTGTACCGAGACCAGAGCCGCAAGCCGAGGGTGGAGTTCTCCGACGACCTGGAGACGGACCTCTCGCGACGAGACTTCACGGTCAACGCCATCGCCCTCAAACTGCTGCCCCATCCGGAGATCATCGATCCGTATGGAGGTCTCGCCGACCTTCACCAGGGGATTCTGCGGACACCGTTGGGACCGGAGATCTCTTTCTCGGATGATCCGTTGCGAATGCTGCGGCTGTTCAGGTTCATGGCCACGCTTGGATTCGAAGCGTCCGAGACTGCTCTCAGAGCCGTCACCCGGATGCACGGGAGAATGGAGATCGTCTCCGCCGAGCGGATCCGCGACGAGCTGTCACGACTCCTCGTGGCTCTGAAGCCTGGTGCCGCACTTGGAGCGATGGTCGCCAGTGGCCTCGCGGGGGAGTTTCTGCCAGAAGTCGCTGCCCTGGCGGCGGCGAGAGATCCGCTCCAGCGCCACAAGGACGTCCTTGCGCACACACTCGCCGTTGTCGACAAATGCAGACCGAAACTGGAACTCCGGCTCGCTGCACTGTTGCACGACGTCGGCAAGCCGGAAACGAGGGAGTTCGGCGACGGTGGTGTGACGTTTCATCATCACGAGGTCGTGGGCGCCCGAATGGCAAGAGATCGCTTGCAGGAATTGCGGTTCAAGAAAAGTGAGATCGAGAACGTCTCGCGTCTGATCTTCCTTCACCTGCGGCCGCACACCTTCAAGATGGGATGGACGGACGCGGCAGTGCGCAGGTACGTGCGGGACGCCGGGCCTCTACTGGAGGATCTCAACGAGTTGGTGCGATGTGACATCACCACTCGCAATGCCGCCCGGGCGAGGGCTATTCAGAACCGCATCGACGAGCTCGAAGAGCGTATCGCGGAGCTTCGCAAGCAAGAGGAACTCGACGCACTCCGACCTCCGATCGACGGGAACGACGTGATGCGCTTCTTGGGGATTCCGCCGGGACCGACCGTCGGTGCCGTCTTACGCATGCTCACCGAGTATCGGATCGAGCATGGACCCTATTCCAAGGAAGAGGCGTACCGGTTGGTGCAAGAGTGGTCGGTCGGGAGCCGGCCGACCCAGGATTGA
- the pilT_2 gene encoding twitching mobility protein produces MDVPIDELLSRMGEVDASDLHLKVGSPPVMRIDGELHPTSLPTLTPSDTEAFAEAVFSDRAAEEFRATGEADFAYGKSRLGRFRVNVYRQRGSVSIVIRRVLSESPGFEELGLPSVLEKLASERRGLVLVTGPTGSGKTTTLAAMIDYINSTRRVNILTVEDPIEVLHSDKMGIVSQREIGVDTEDFGEALKRVLRQDPDVIMIGEMRDAETVRAALKAAETGHLVLSSLHTIDATETISRIVDFFPPYQQKQIRLLIAGTLRGVVSMRLLDRTDGHGRVPAVEVLTMNARVFDRVVDEKSTHTLADVIKEGEFYGMQSFDQAILELYKKDMISYQEALGSASNPHDFRVQIEQLGLVRA; encoded by the coding sequence ATGGACGTACCGATCGATGAGCTGTTGTCGAGAATGGGAGAAGTGGATGCGTCCGATCTGCACCTGAAGGTGGGGTCTCCCCCGGTGATGCGCATCGACGGAGAGCTGCACCCCACGAGTCTGCCGACTCTGACTCCTTCGGACACGGAAGCCTTCGCAGAGGCGGTGTTCAGCGACCGGGCCGCGGAAGAGTTTCGAGCCACAGGGGAAGCCGACTTTGCATACGGGAAGTCGAGACTCGGAAGGTTCAGGGTCAACGTGTACCGACAGCGCGGATCGGTCTCGATCGTCATTCGCAGGGTGCTGTCGGAGAGCCCCGGCTTCGAAGAACTCGGGCTGCCATCCGTGTTGGAGAAGCTGGCCTCGGAACGTCGAGGGCTGGTGCTGGTCACTGGACCGACCGGCTCCGGCAAGACCACGACGTTGGCTGCGATGATCGACTACATCAACTCGACGAGGCGGGTCAACATCCTGACGGTCGAGGATCCCATCGAAGTGTTGCACTCCGACAAGATGGGCATCGTCTCGCAACGCGAGATCGGCGTGGACACGGAGGACTTCGGCGAGGCGCTGAAGCGTGTTCTGCGACAAGACCCCGACGTCATCATGATCGGCGAGATGAGGGACGCAGAGACTGTCCGTGCAGCGCTGAAGGCAGCCGAAACAGGACATCTGGTGCTCTCGTCGCTGCATACGATCGATGCGACCGAGACGATCAGTCGCATCGTCGACTTCTTTCCCCCGTACCAGCAGAAACAGATACGACTGCTCATCGCAGGAACGTTGCGTGGAGTTGTCAGCATGCGTCTCCTCGACCGGACCGACGGTCACGGACGAGTCCCTGCGGTCGAGGTCTTGACGATGAACGCTCGCGTGTTCGATCGTGTCGTTGACGAGAAGAGCACGCATACGCTCGCCGACGTGATCAAGGAAGGCGAGTTCTACGGCATGCAATCGTTCGATCAGGCGATTCTGGAGCTGTACAAGAAGGACATGATCAGCTACCAGGAAGCGCTCGGTTCTGCGAGCAATCCGCACGATTTCCGTGTGCAGATCGAACAGTTGGGTCTCGTCCGGGCGTAA
- the hdaH gene encoding histone deacetylase-like amidohydrolase, with protein MRVLLVTHEAMLRHDTGPWHPERSERLAAVIRGVQAGHLEVVGIDSPMIDPVALRTVHRPDYIEMVRRTSTEGRVELDPDTPAGPGSWEAALRAAGSGPAAVEQLRAGSADVAFLAIRPPGHHALADRAMGFCLFNNIAITARMLADEGERVAIVDWDIHHGNATQDAFLMDPSVLYVSLHQFPFYPGTGWVEEVGIGPGAGTTVNISVPVHTAGDLYSEAFARAVIPILEQFEPDWILVSAGYDGHREDPIAEASLLERDYQMMASAVRAAVPNRRLIFFLEGGYNLAAMERSVTATIAGIAGEAVPSSVRLQSPDGAWRILDLLMKAQRPYWQL; from the coding sequence ATGCGAGTGTTGCTGGTCACCCACGAGGCGATGCTCCGGCACGATACGGGGCCATGGCATCCTGAACGGTCGGAGCGACTGGCGGCGGTCATTCGGGGTGTGCAGGCGGGCCATCTGGAAGTGGTGGGAATCGATTCCCCGATGATCGACCCCGTTGCTCTTCGTACCGTGCACCGACCGGATTACATCGAGATGGTGCGGAGAACTTCGACGGAGGGCCGGGTGGAGTTGGATCCGGACACGCCGGCAGGCCCGGGGAGTTGGGAGGCCGCATTGCGAGCCGCCGGGTCGGGTCCTGCTGCCGTGGAACAGCTGCGCGCAGGGAGTGCGGATGTGGCGTTCCTTGCCATCCGACCACCTGGGCATCACGCGCTTGCAGACAGAGCCATGGGATTCTGTCTGTTCAACAACATTGCGATTACGGCCCGCATGCTTGCCGACGAAGGAGAACGTGTCGCAATCGTCGATTGGGACATTCATCACGGAAACGCCACACAGGACGCCTTCTTGATGGACCCGAGCGTCCTGTACGTTTCGTTGCACCAGTTCCCGTTCTACCCGGGAACCGGATGGGTGGAAGAGGTCGGCATCGGCCCCGGAGCCGGGACGACCGTGAACATCTCGGTGCCTGTACACACGGCCGGAGATCTCTATTCCGAAGCCTTTGCACGGGCCGTGATCCCGATCCTCGAACAGTTCGAGCCCGACTGGATACTGGTCAGTGCCGGTTACGACGGTCATCGCGAGGATCCGATTGCGGAGGCATCGCTGCTGGAAAGGGACTACCAGATGATGGCGTCGGCAGTCCGCGCAGCAGTCCCGAATCGACGGTTGATCTTCTTTCTGGAAGGCGGATACAACCTCGCGGCGATGGAACGGTCGGTGACCGCGACTATCGCCGGGATTGCCGGGGAAGCCGTTCCTTCGAGCGTACGGCTGCAATCGCCAGACGGAGCGTGGAGGATCCTCGACCTGCTCATGAAGGCGCAGCGACCGTACTGGCAGCTGTGA